The genomic region tatatttttttttctctttctccttcAAATATTCTccgttaaatttttttatttgttatcacaattatttttagattatattttcctacaataatgtttttattattgtaatttttttgtgcatATGCATTGAATATGCCACATTCAATTAGAGCTCAGACAAACAACCCTCCTATattaaatgagcaaattatcccctaagaaaaaaatatatcagtTTGTCTatgagataaattgcttcatttgaATATGGAGTATTTACTcttttacaatatcacaatggagtaaattgtattaaactCATTATTCAAATCATAAGGTGCAATTATGTCCGATCAATCATTTTAAGGGGTAAGTGTTTTACTAGTTTAAGGGGTAAATGAAACCTCAATAATAGTTGAGGAGTGCCccaaagtgtatttaaccgattttatattattattttgatttaaataacataatatttatatatatatatgtatatattgatgaatattttataacattcatacacaataaatttaaaagatgatTTGCTTAACTAACCTAAATAAGTCGTTCGACCAAGAGGGTGTTTGAGTGAGCTTATAAATCTTTCTGAtcatgttataaaatatttgaaagcttattcaaaatacttcattactttttttttccgaaAAAAACCTTATAAGTTCTAGAAATAAGATGTATGTTGTCTTATttcttaatcaattaaaaaatatgaacaattcttgcatttgtttttatataatcaattaaaaaatatgaacaattttgctattgtttttaaaaataaaaataaaaaacaagaaagaacaCCAGAATCTCTTTTTTCATTCGAAAATGAGATAACTTTACTTTCTtgatgtatttaaatttaggataaattacatggGACTCTCCTAAactttatcataattataaataccctttattgtttaaaaaatatatagatattccactaaattaaaaacataccAGTGGTGACCTTCCTCCGGATACAGAGACTAAATAGGGAAACGCTAAGGAAGACCCACAAAAGTGCTAAGTTTAACATAAGGAGACCGGAAACCAACTCAGTGAACATTGTCGTAGTCTTGGCAATCTGTCCAATGCTTTCAGCCATCTGCCGCTTTGCCCGGAAGTGATACACTTTACCGACTTGGTGAATCTTGGTCATCATCACATTCATCAGTCGGCCGCTTTGAGTCACATATGATATCCATTGCATCTGAGGGTGAATTCctttcttcaaaaatttaaaatcaaacacaagCTACTAATCTCACAAATTCAGAAGACCAAACTTGTGAATCCCATTTATTTACTCTCATCATTTCTGTCGCCAGATGGGTCTTAAATTGCTCAAATTTTACCAAACTTAATTGACATGGAATCATTGCTGAATGGGAGTACAGTAGCATGAGAGAAATGCTGCATTTCGGTAAATTCTACATTGCTCAAACTTCAACCAActtaatctatactattataaagaaaagggGTCTTATAGATACAAAAGGATAGTTTTCATACCACTTTCACCAAAGTTTTTAAATGCCAAAAGTCCCCATCCATTGATAGACCTTTTTAACTTCTCAACTCATATTGAATTAACTATTTAATCACTTACTTTAAGGCCATGTTTACTTGATGGGACAGGATATACCTACTGGGATTGATTTGTGACAACAAAGTGGATTGTCCCAAATGGGACAGACTACACATACATTTACTAGGGCATATACAATCTACAATATATCCGTCGAAACGTGTTTACATCTCGGATTAAATGGGTTCATTTAACTGTGAAATTACTTTCTTATACCCTTGAATTTGGAATATTATTCTCGTCTTGAATTTACACTTGTATGAATCAAACTGCAATTTCTCACAAGGTAACAACTGCTCTAGACTTGATCTGCATTCACGAATCACTGCAGAATTATCATCTACATTATACAGGGGACTGTGTAAAAGAAAGTTTTGTATAATCCAGACCTAAATTCCATAAATGATCACGACACTTCTGAGCTGATGCAAAGTATGCCATCTCCTGGTACCCTCTATCTAGTACCTTATATATGAATGCATTTGGCAGTATCCCCATCTTCACCATATCTGCTTTCAGCATCATCACAGGGAGCACATGCTTAGCTCCAAAGTGCGCTTGGATAATAGCAGCATAATCAGACACTTCTGGCTGTAACCCACTGCTTCGCATGTCCGAGAAAAACTTACTGGCTTTAAAAGTTTGACCATTTTTGCACAAACCATTGATTAAGATTGAATATGTAATGTTATTGAGGGAACGGTAGCCCATATGATTACTATCCACCTGACCTGTTTCAGCAGAAAATTCAGGTGTAGTTTGttccaagaaaaaattgattgcaTTATTTATTTGTCCATCTTTGCACAACCCATCAATCACAGAACTAATCGTGAAAATATTCGGAGCTATACCAGCATCCATCATTTCTTTGTGCAACTGAAGAGCTGCATCAGTGTAACCATTTTTGAAGTGGCCATCAATCAAAGCACTATAAGCGACTACATCAAGCTTGTAACCTTTAATTGTCATTTCATTATAAAGTCCCATAGCAGCCGCCAACTGCCCTGCTTTGCAATAGCCATTTATCAGTGTACAAAATGTAGCGATATCAAGTTGCAAGCCCTTCTCTATCATTTGAGAAGAAATTTCCACTACCTTTTCCATGCTTCCTTTCTTACAATACCCATCAATCAGCGTATTGAATATGACAGAGTTCAGCATCAATCCTTCCTTGTTCATCttgcaaaataaattctctGCTTCCTCAACTCTACCAATTCTACAATAGCCCTTCATAAGTATTCCATACGTGACAACATCTGGCAAAATACCAAATATCTCCATCTCCAGATGCATGTCCATAGCAGCAGATAGATCACCGGCCTCACAGAAGCCATCCATTaagcaattatatatatagacattaGGAATGACATTCAATTTCACCATATGCACAAAATAGCTCCTAAAAGCGACAAGCTCACCTTTCTTGCAAAGCAAATATATTAGAATGCTATAGGTAATAACATTTGGCAGCACTCCTTGATCCAACTTTTCATAATAAACCCTGCGAGCTTTTTCAACACTCGCCATCTTAGCATAACCATCTATTAGAGTATTGTAAGTGTAGAGGTTAGGCACCACTCCATACTCTCGCATCCTTGTGAAAATTTTTTCTGCTTCCAACATATTATTCTCTATGCATAGTCCATGTATAAGGGTCGTATAAATCACAACCGTCGGTTTTAATCCCCTCTCAATCATCTCTTCAAGCAACAATCTAGCCTTCACAATATCCCCTCGATCACAAGAAGCACCTATTAGTATTCCATAAGTCACCGAGCTAGGCAATAAACCATTTAAAGCCATGTCCTTGTAAACTTCCCACATCAGTTCAACACGACCCGTCTTCAGAATCCCATTCAAAAGCGCATTGCATGTCTGGACTGCAGGCAATTTCCCCATTTTGCGGTACACCCAATACCCATCATCAGCGAGATCCCTTTCGCACAAAGCACCAATCAGCACTCCAAACACATTTGGACTACACCCCGATGTCTGAACATGCTTAAGCGCATTGAAAATCGAGGAACACACTTTGTGGGGCTTCCGGGTTCTCCTCAAAATCTCGATTAGGCCTTCTATCAAACACCTGGCCTTCACATACAACTTTGCCTCGGTTAAAAGATAAACGATGGCTGAATGGAGTTTTAAAGTTTTCGCAGGGTTCACATTTCTCGAAGCTGAGTTGAAAATCCTCAACGCCTGTTGTGGGTTTGGGGAGTTGAGTATTGCAGCAGCCATATTTGAGAGATGTGGAGATGAAGGTGCTGAAGGAAATGATGGGGTTGCAGAAGAACATAAGAAAGCTAATGACTTCTTTCGGTTGCAAAAGGGTTTCACTCATGGAGGAGAAAACTTCATCATTGCTCCGGCGATCCCCAGATTTCTTGCTTCTTGCTTCCCATTAACTACAAGCTGCTTCGACTCTTCCTCCTTCCATGAAGAGAACAACTCAGTGATTTGGCACAAGATTGGGGGTGAAGTAGCAGAAAAGTGGGGCTTAACACGATTGGAAATATTATTTGACACAACTATAAGGAAAGAAGAATGAAGGAGTCTTCCAAACTGAACGGGATAATTTAATCCCACCATTGGAGGCCGGATTTTAATCCAGCAAATATTGCAGCATAGTACTGGGCCTTGTTAAAAGGACCGGGCTATGCAAAAATTCTGTAAACAAACCATCAGTATAGATAAGGCCAGATATCCATGCTAATACTACCTGTAAACACTGcctaagaaaattaattccatgcAGTTACTGCACACAGATTAAATTTACTcacttttgtttaattttattattaacgaaattaaaaataacatattacaatttattttgcatgtaAATATAATCGTTGCTACTATAATATACATTGTACGAAGTTTCAACTTTTAATCGTCCACGGTGTCTAGTTCTTCATAATGGTTACTGAATCGGAACACTATACTTAGAGAAATATCTCAGAATCTGGGGGGTAAGAACTATTTCAGCTGAGACCAAATCCTTTGGAGCATTTTATCaaacacaaaaatcaaatttaaatgagaaaatttcCAAAACCCGTCCAATTAATCATACCAGACAATTACCAGAAATCTTCAATATCAAAGTAATGAGGATTCAAGCAAAAAAGTTACTCGAGGATAGCACTCACCGAACAAACTTTTTTCCATTGTCCAAACAAATTCAAGCACAACTTCAATAATGCTGAAGCCAATCTAGAAAGCCTAAAACACCAACCCACATCACAACTCCTAAATCTAGCTCGAAACTTCACTCCATTGCCGCAAACAGCCACAAGCAACTAAAGGAGTGCAAATTGAAACTcaagaaaacagaaagaaaaggaTGAAGACAAAGAAAACCAACCTTTTTTGACTCCTCAAGTCCCTCGAGCGACCGGGCTTAGGTTTTCCacgaacaattatattaacgCGGTGCAGCCGGCGGCCTAACTCTATAGAGTCtgtagattttttatattgaaattcttttaagTTAGAATaagattttgagaaaagttagCAGAAATTGAGACATTGATCGACGCcttctttcatttcatttggtCTCGGCTGTGCTGTTAGCGTGGCggtttggggggggggggggggtggggaggagaattttttttttttgggcctTTTTGTCTAGTGCAGGATCCTTTTGAGCTTGTATATAATATCtcgtttggttttgtttttatttttatttttattttacagcaTATCTAATGAGAtgaacatattttaattatttttgtacgagaaatgagaatatatttcaatgatatattttttaatttaggtatttaaaatattatttttatttcgtAGAAAGTCAACACGATATAAAATCATGTTATTGTCATGTCCTAACTAAAGACATAGGTAATGATGGGGTTTAGAATGATGGTTCGAGAAGTGTACTTTTAGTAGATTGGGACTGCAAAATTGCATATATCAGTCCGATAGTCCAAATCCTTATTTGGGGTTGTTTGAGTGATAAGTCTTCTTCCTTATTCCAATTATGTTGCTTTCATacattatgtttttaaataacttCCTTCTTGCAGACCATATCATAATGGACGCTAGAGGACGCGAGCCCATATATCAGTCCCATAGTCCAAATCTTGTAGGTTCGACTGCTATCGAGGTCGCTGCTATTGAGGTTGCCAGTGGAGATATTGATTCCACAGCTGGAAACCAAGCTCCTTGGGCTGTTCTGACGCTTGTGTTGTGCTCTCTGCATTGCTTGTCGTACATTACTGTCCGCGGTCTGTTTGGAGTGTGTTAGGTTGGTGTTTTGGTTCCAGGAAAAGTCAGAAATCAAAGTATTGATTGTTTCTTGACTTTACATGAATAAAATTTCTAGAAGAATTGGAGTCTCTAAGTAGGCAAAACCTTTGATGGCTTcgttttgcatttttttcttttctaaatataGACTGCTAATCCACTGCATGTTTCTCCATTAACTGCCTTGATTTCTTCTTACAAGTTGTTCGTTAGATACTTATTGTTGGTGTACTTTTTGGGTTGAGAAGATTGCTTCTCTGATATTTTGTATATGCTTTTTCATTAGCTACTTATGTTGTTTGTATATGGCAGCTGACTTGTGTGCATGGCCTGCATTGAGAAGTTGGTTGTTACTAAGCAGTCATTGTGATATATGCCTCTCCATGGTGATCAATTAGCCAATCACACATATTTTTCTGTGTGTGAATGCTCAGTAAGTCACCTATAGTTTCATGCGCTCAATGGCCTCTAGTTACATGTATGTGGTGTATGATCTTGTCACTTTTATCTTGTAGGCTGCTAACCCTAAATATATTCTCTTTTATGTATGTTTGAGTGTGGAGTTCCAAATGTTTTAGATAAATGTAAGAATTTAGTGTCTTCTTGCTTTCCCTCTGGCATTCACATACATTTTATCTACATGCATGATTTATCAAGTGATCATGAAAAACTCCTGTAACAGGAATTGTGAGAGGAAATCAACAATTGGATATTGCTTCCATTATAGGACTGCTTAGTTGCTAGATTTTTTAACAACAGGTTTTTTGTCTcatgtatttgaaaaattgttcTGCATGTGGTGGCCAATTAGCCAGCCATACATCAGCTGGATGGCTGTTATATCTGTGTGAATGGTCAGTAGGCTCACCTAGATCATTATGTTGATAACCTCCTATTCAAGAGACTGTAAGATTCTCGTTGTGGTTATTAGCTCCATCTAACTCTTACAGAACTATATTTTTACTCTGTATTGGTAGATAGTGAATTAATGTTAGGCTCACCTAGATCATTATGTTGATAACCTCCTATTCGAGAGACTTTAAGATTCTCGCTGTGGTTATTAACTCCATCTAACTCTTACAGAACTATACTTTTACTCTGTATTGGTAGATAGTGAATTAATGTTAAGAAGTTGTGTATAGATTCTACTgggacaaaaataatttcatagtCACAATTTATTATGAGTTTGGACCATAACGTACAAAAACTAACATTGTGGGTTGTGGCAGCTTTGACTTatgaaaagaatgaaatgTAAAAATTGCCATTTCAAGCAACCTGccttatttataagttttatgatGCAGATGGATCCTAATTATAGGCCTAGTCAAGTGGATGAGGACACTAATCAGATCACGTGCTCTGCCATTTGCTGGTTCAGACTTGGTTCTAAGCCCTTCACAGTGGAGCAGGCATGTTGTTGGTTTGTACCTCTTCCTGACTACTATTATTCCTTTATATCTTGTTGAAAATcctaatttatgtaattaggtctccttataattttgtccttttaGATCTTTTGTAGTTAACTGGCCTATGTGTAacatttttgctttatttgatAATCAGATACAGTAGGATTTACTTATTAATGATCTCTTAGGATGTAAGATTTCTGGAGGTGTTCATTTTAAATCCATTCTTGATAATCTGCATCATTGGCTAATTTGGTGAATAGAGATAATCAGTTGCCAATCGCTTAGTTGGAAAACTCCGTTGACTAACATCACTTATATAGGCAAAATTAGCTCTTGGATTGACTTGGAGTCTGAAGATGCGACACTCTGGAAGGATTCTGAAATTGCATTGAAACAAGAATTAGCCTGGGCTTCTCATCTCTCTTTGCAGGTGAATTACCATATTGGAGTACTGTTACCTTGTTCTGGGTCCACATTTCCATCCCATGATGAGAGTATCGTATTTCACCTCATACTCATCATGCAtgtttttcagaattttcttTCATGCTTGTGATCTAGTCACTGTTGTTTTTGCTCCTTAAGAAGCCGAGATTTTCATTTGCAGGCTTGTCTGCCTACACCTAAGGGAACCTCTTGCACTAATTATGCAAAATGTTTGAATAAGATTTTGCAGAACTTAGGCAGCATGCAGGTAACTTTGAACCATTTCCATATAGTAATATCATTACTGCTTATTGATTTCTATTGCTGGTTAATTGTTTCATGTACTTTATACattccctttcccttttttcttattatttacttCTGTATTAAAGTTGTGGCTTAGGATTCCAGTGGAGAAGTCTGAGAATGACGAAGAGGCCAGGAACCCAGAATATATGGTGAGTAAAGTTCATTCCTGCCATTTGACATGTTCATCACATTGTCCTCCAATTTGAAAGTCGCTTGTTTTTATCATTTGGCATGGCTGATTTCTAATTGACCAGATCAGATCAATTTAGATCTTTCTGTCTTCTTATTCAGTATTTTGTTCATTGCTCTTTTGCTATTAAAATCTGAATCTTTGTCTTTTGGCCTTGAGCAATTAAGTTAATGGTGACATTTGTTGTTTGATAAGCTAGAATGACAGCAAAATGTTTAAGAATCTGTCATCTAATTATATGCTTTTTCCCATGTTTCTGTCTCTtattgttgattatatttCATCATACTTAGCTCATTTATCGTTTCCCATGTAGACTCTTTTAACTTAAGCTTACTCTCATGTCCCCTTTTATTTTCCATATAGGGTGAAGGGCATACTGATTCATGGGAATTATGGAATTCCTTGCGATTTCTTTGTGAACACCATAGCCGGCTTGCAGTTGCACTTGATATTTTGTGagcttaaaatattatgagtgCAAGTTGtagtttattgtttatatactTTGCTGTCTTaaaacctttttctttttgttgacTAGGTACTCATTACCTTCAGCTTCTTCAGTTGGATGATGGTTTGGTGAACCTGTTCGGGCAGCCATAGTAAATACAAATGTAAGATTAAGTAGTACTTTTGTAGCCAGTGTTATTACTTGATGATGGATGTACTGTAGCAAATAGTATTGCGGCCGCTTTTAGTGCTGACAATGAGGAAGGTGCGCACATAGAGGAGTTCATGAAAAGataatatagataataaaGAAACTTTGCTACTTTATAACTTATAACCTGTGTGTGAAATGGATGCAGCTGCCTGTCTGATAATCCTTAGGTTGTTGCTAATCTTCTTTAGAGAGTAAGTCAAATTCTGTGGTAGTATGCAATTCCTTAAAGATTGCCTACATTCAGGTTTTCAATTTCGTTGTTACTAGTAACATATCCCTAAGCAAACATAAGAAAGACCTTGAACAAGAAAACTCCCTACAGTGCTTTATATTCTGTTGACATCTCGGTGACATCTCTATAAAGACTAGCTGAAGAAGTTATTTGACAAATCATCGGTATCTACTGCATATTAAGTTACTACTTTACACCTTATAAGCTGATATGCATTCAACTTTAGCAATAAATATGATAGGTGTATATCCATATTCAGGTGTAagtttttcatcatttttctcaCTGCTTTGAACTGCTGTGTTGCCAGTCTTTTCTAACAAATGCACGGGGCTATCCTTGTCTGTCGAAGCGCCACCAAAGAACTGCATTTTTCGATCACTCAATTCAGGTAGTTTTATGACACATGGTGTTTTGCAATTCAATACATGCGGTTCGAATTTGCAATGccaacataaaaaatgattactttgatgattttttattgcGACTCTGTTAGTTTGATCTTTTTCCCCTACTGTCCAGTTTTCTTCTATGGCTTcgttttgcatttttttcttttctaaatataGACTGCTAATCCACTGCATGTTTCTCCAATAACTGCCTTGATTTCTTCTTACAAGTTGTCGTTAGATACTTATTGTTGGTGTACTTTTGGGTCGAGAAGATTGCTTCTCTGATATTTTGTATATGCTTCTTCATTAGCTACTTGTGTTGTTTGTATATGGCGACTGACTTGTGTGCATGGCCTGTGTTGAGAAGTTGGTTGTTACTAAGCAATCATTGTGATATATACCTCTCTTATGCCTGTAGTCATGGTGATTAATTAGCCAATCACACAAATTTTTCTGTGTGTGAATGGTCAATAAATCACCTATAGCTTCATGTGCTCAATGGCCTCTAGTTACATGTATGTGGTGCATGATCTTGTCACTTTATCTTGTAGGCTGTTGGCCCTAAATTTATTCTCCCTTATGTATGTTCGAGTGTGGAGTTCCAAATGTTTTAGATAAGTGTAAAAATTTAGCGTCTTCTTGGTTTCCTCTGGCATATACATGCATGATGTATCAAGTAAAACTCCTGTAACAGGAATTGGGAGAGGAAATCAACAATTGGATATTGCTTCCATTATAGGACTGCCTAGTTGCTTGATTTTTTAACAACAGGTTTCTTGTCTcatgtatttgaaaaatggtTATGCATGTAGTGGCCAATTAGCCAGTCATACATCAGCTAGGTGGCTGGTTATATCTGTGTGAATGGTCAGTAGCTCACCTAGAtcattattaactacatctaACTCTTGTAGGAACTACATTTTTACTTTGTATTGGTAGATAGTGAATTAATGTTAAGAATTTGTGTATTCTTGTATAGATGCAATTGGGACAAGCAAATAATGTCGTAGTCAGAATTTATTATGAGTTTGGACCATAACGTACAAAAACCAACATTCTGCATTCTATGTTGTGGTAGGAagtgaattatttatatatatgttatcaATGTTGCTGATAGGATCCATACCATCATTtgttggtttttattttaatttgggaCTCCATGGGAAGAATAcagatttgtttttcttttcactgTGATTGGTTGTGGAGTGTCGTTCAAGTTAACCATGAAGCAGCTTTGACTTATTAAAAGAatgaaatgtaaaaatttcCATTTCAAGCAACCTGCCttatttataagtttcatGATGCAGATGGATCCTAATTATAAGCCGATGTGAAGGAGGCCCATGCAAAACAAATGGGGAGCTTCAAAAGGCATGATATATGATGATGTTGATATCCAGAAAACgcaaggaagaagaaaatttctgCTGTCAATTCACTAGAACATCTTGCAGcagatgaataaaaatttgagtaagTTCAAAGATTTGTAGGCTCCAACCCACGAAGCATATACAATGTACATTTGATGCAGCCAGACTTTTCAATGGATGTCAGAAAGACACTGAAACTCATTCCCTCTCTACCAAAAACAGagaggaaaaacaaaagaaattgggAATGTTACCAAATCAAAAATCAACAATGGAACTAGGTATAATCAGCTCTGAACCTTTTCTGAGGATGTTTGAAATTCTCAATGTCATTCAAAGGAGCTCCATAGTCTAGGCCAGAGGCATTGTCTGGGTCCTGAAAGGTCATAGGTAAGGAATTTAAGATGGAGAACTATGCTGTCAATTAGCAGCATAAGAAACAAAACCACTGGCTAGGACATAATAACTCTGGACATATAACAGAGGAAACCTTATCGACAGCAAGATAAAAACTCTGCAGGAAACTGACTAATTAAGAAGCATATACAAATAACACAGAAGCAACCTTCACAACTCAACTACAACCACAATGAGCATCTAATGAACAACTCGTTAGAAGAGACATCCAAACCATGATACACAAGTGAAATTATTCTGTAAGTTAGCAGcataagaaacaaaacaaCTGTCTAGGACATGTAACAAAGAAAAACCTTGCGGTCATTATATAAGAAACAAGGTAAAAAACACTGCAAGAAACTGGCAACAAAgaagcatataaaaaataatagagaaGCAATCTTCTCGACTCAAACGCACAACAATGACTATCTAATTAACAGCTGGTTAGAAGAGCCATGTGAACCATGACTTATAACACCGTGTTGTGAATTAGCAGTATAAGAAAACCAAACCACTGTTCAGGACATAAAACAGACAAAGCCTTGTGGCCgttaaataagaaataaagttaaaattcTACAACTGGCTAATGAAGAAGCATATACAAAATATCAGAGAAGCAATCTTTTCGACCCAAAAGTACACCAATAATAAGTATCTAAGGAACAACTTTGTAAGAATAAATCAAGGCAACTAAATGGAGAAACATGCAGTGGATCAACAGTCTAtagttagaaaagaaaaaaatgcaaaatgaaGCCATCAAAGGTTTTGCCTACTCAGAGACTCCAATTCTTCtagaaattttattcatataaagtCAAGAAACAATCAATACGTTGATTTTTGACATTTCCTGAAACCAAAACACCAACCGAATACACTCCAAACAGACCGCGAACAGTAATGTACGACAAGCAATGCACAGAGCACAACACACGCGTCAGAACACAACCACAGAGAGCAATGtataaaccaaaaaagaacGGACAATGAAACACACGcgtcaaatttttattcatctaCTGCAAGATGTTCTAGTGAATTGACAGcagaaattttcttcttccttgcGTTTTCTGGATATCAACATCATCATATATCATGCCTTTTGAAGCTCCCCATTTGTTTTGCATGGGCTTCCTTCACATAGGATGAGAACTTGTTGCAtgttaattatagttttataacTATCTtcatttgtgtaattttatatatatatatattttttgaaattataaatttttcctcttttaagtttttgcatcAAAGAGTACCTTTCTTTACACATACATTTCTAATATGAGTATACAAAGAATATTTACATTTGTATATTTGTAGAAATAGAACGTTGATGTTCGATCAAATTTAGATTACTAGCCGTTGAAATGGGGTCGGGGCTgtaaatgttataaatttagagAGGGAGGTTTTAGTAATTCGAACGAGCCCTTACATTGTTCTGTTATTTTGTATATGCTTCTTCATTAGCCAGTTTCTTTGCAGGGTTTCTatcttgtttttcttatttaatgaCGATAAGGTTTTCTCTGTTATATGTCGTGGAGTCGCTATATTTCTTATGATGCTACGATTCACACCACAGTTCTCCATGCACCAACTTTGTTATGCATCATGGTTTAGACAACTCTTCTGACTAGTTGTTCGTTAGATACTCATTGTTGTTGTACTTTTGAGCCAAGAAGGTTCTCTGTTATTTTGCATATGCTTCTCTCTTAGTTGCTTTCTTGCAGAGCTTTTCTGTTAcctttttacttattttgactaataataataataaattataatgatgtCTACTCAATATACTAATATGtctaataatgataaataatcacaataaaatcatataaagcGAGACAAATACCCACATGTCCGGTAAAATTAGAATACATGACATCAAACTTGTTCATGAAACTTTAATCTTAGAATCATTAGGCTAAGGCATTATCGGTGTTTATTAGTTccttattaatgtaataacaGTTATGCACGGGGTCCTCAGTCACACAATTTTTTAAGTGT from Sesamum indicum cultivar Zhongzhi No. 13 linkage group LG3, S_indicum_v1.0, whole genome shotgun sequence harbors:
- the LOC105156954 gene encoding uncharacterized protein LOC105156954 encodes the protein MKKGIHPQMQWISYVTQSGRLMNVMMTKIHQVGKVYHFRAKRQMAESIGQIAKTTTMFTELVSGLLMLNLALLWVFLSVSLFSLCIRRKVTTGMFLI
- the LOC105156952 gene encoding pentatricopeptide repeat-containing protein At5g61400-like; translation: MAAAILNSPNPQQALRIFNSASRNVNPAKTLKLHSAIVYLLTEAKLYVKARCLIEGLIEILRRTRKPHKVCSSIFNALKHVQTSGCSPNVFGVLIGALCERDLADDGYWVYRKMGKLPAVQTCNALLNGILKTGRVELMWEVYKDMALNGLLPSSVTYGILIGASCDRGDIVKARLLLEEMIERGLKPTVVIYTTLIHGLCIENNMLEAEKIFTRMREYGVVPNLYTYNTLIDGYAKMASVEKARRVYYEKLDQGVLPNVITYSILIYLLCKKGELVAFRSYFVHMVKLNVIPNVYIYNCLMDGFCEAGDLSAAMDMHLEMEIFGILPDVVTYGILMKGYCRIGRVEEAENLFCKMNKEGLMLNSVIFNTLIDGYCKKGSMEKVVEISSQMIEKGLQLDIATFCTLINGYCKAGQLAAAMGLYNEMTIKGYKLDVVAYSALIDGHFKNGYTDAALQLHKEMMDAGIAPNIFTISSVIDGLCKDGQINNAINFFLEQTTPEFSAETGQVDSNHMGYRSLNNITYSILINGLCKNGQTFKASKFFSDMRSSGLQPEVSDYAAIIQAHFGAKHVLPVMMLKADMVKMGILPNAFIYKVLDRGYQEMAYFASAQKCRDHLWNLGLDYTKLSFTQSPV
- the LOC105156955 gene encoding protein arginine N-methyltransferase 1.5-like, with protein sequence MRTLIRSRALPFAGSDLVLSPSQWSRHVVGKISSWIDLESEDATLWKDSEIALKQELAWASHLSLQACLPTPKGTSCTNYAKCLNKILQNLGSMQLWLRIPVEKSENDEEARNPEYMGEGHTDSWELWNSLRFLCEHHSRLAVALDILYSLPSASSVG